From one Triticum aestivum cultivar Chinese Spring chromosome 4B, IWGSC CS RefSeq v2.1, whole genome shotgun sequence genomic stretch:
- the LOC123095172 gene encoding expansin-A31: MAAGMRFLQLFAAVLAFSFVPAKSDYWHQAYATFYGGADGAETMGGACGYDNLYAAGYGLNNAALSTVLFNNGLSCGQCYLITCDTSKSNMCKPGTSITVSATNLCPPNWALANDNGGWCNPPREHFDMSQPAWENLAIYRAGIVPVLYQRVTCQRQGGLRFTISGFNYFELVLVTNIAMSGSIKSMSVKGTNTAWIPMSQNWGANWQCLAGLKGQALSFAITSSGGQYKVFQDVVPAWWLFGQTFSTWQQFDY, encoded by the exons ATGGCAGCTGGGATGCGCTTTCTGCagctgttcgccgccgttctcgcgTTCAGCTTCGTGCCGGCCAAGTCCGACTACTGGCATCAAGCCTACGCCACGTTCTACGGCGGCGCCGACGGTGCGGAAACAATGG GTGGCGCATGTGGGTACGATAACCTGTACGCTGCGGGCTACGGGCTCAACAACGCGGCGCTGAGCACGGTCCTGTTCAACAACGGCTTGTCGTGCGGGCAGTGCTACCTCATCACCTGCGACACCAGCAAGTCGAATATGTGCAAGCCCGGCACGTCCATCACTGTGTCCGCCACCAACTTATGCCCTCCCAACTGGGCTCTCGCCAACGACAACGGTGGGTGGTGCAACCCTCCCCGCGAACACTTCGACATGTCCCAGCCCGCCTGGGAGAACCTCGCCATCTACCGTGCCGGCATTGTCCCCGTCCTCTACCAGCGAGTCACGTGCCAGAGGCAGGGTGGCCTGCGGTTCACCATCAGCGGCTTCAACTACTTCGAGCTGGTGCTGGTGACCAACATCGCCATGAGCGGGTCGATCAAGAGCATGTCGGTGAAGGGGACCAACACGGCGTGGATTCCGATGTCCCAGAACTGGGGCGCTAACTGGCAGTGCCTAGCGGGGCTGAAAGGGCAGGCGCTCAGCTTCGCCATTACCTCCTCCGGCGGCCAGTACAAGGTCTTCCAGGACGTTGTGCCGGCCTGGTGGCTGTTCGGACAGACCTTCTCCACCTGGCAACAGTTCGACTACTAG